The Flavobacterium johnsoniae UW101 genomic interval AAAAAAACAAAACAATCACGATTCTAAATATTCCAAAAGAAGAAATCACAATCAATCCTGATATTCAGTTTTATGATGTAGAACAAAGCAAACTGAATCCGTTTACAGGAGATGACTACAATAAAATCAACAAATCAGTAAAAGCCAATCTGGCGAAAAAAATCGACCAGTCAACGCTAAAAACAAACGCCCAAAATAGATTGATAAGCGAATTGTCTAAAATTTTAATCCTGACCAATTCAATGGGCTGGAAACTGCAATACAACGGAAAGACTATTGAATCAGAAACTGAGCTCAATCAGGATTTGAAATTGTAATTTTTAATATTTTAAGGTTTTTTGCCCACGAGTTTAACCGATGAAACGGGTTTGCACTGGGATTTGTTTAAGTTTTAATAGGCATTTAATAAAATATGCTTTGCAGCTTGTAAGGTTTAAAAAAATCTGTGTTTATTAGTTTAAATCAGTACAATCAGTGTGCAATATTTTATACAGTTTCTTTATCAAAAATCAAATCCAATCCGCCAGAAATTAAATGTGCAATTTCTGGACGTTTTTCTTTCAGCTGGTCTAAATGAACCAAAACTTCCTGTAAAAGTTGTTTTTCATCAGAATCCTTTAGAAGTTCTGCAATTTCAACAGACAAAAGCCAATCGTTAGAATGATTATTTTTTAAATTTTCAAAAACAGATTTAAGTTCCGTTTTAGAACCTTTATTCTTTCTGATATCTCTTACTGTTGCGTACAAATTCTCTAATTCGTCGCGTTCTTCAGTATGCTTGGCTTTAATAGTTTTTGTAGACGGAACAATATTAATTAAGTCAAAACTATTTACATCAGCAGGACCGGAAAAAGCAGAAATCACTTTTTTGCCAATTGCCATATCATAATTTCCCCATTCAGGCTGAAACAAAATGGTTTCGCCATGCGTTACAGTACAATTTCTAAAACTGATTAAAATAATTTCACCGTGTAAGTTTCGCGATCCGGTGATAATTTCACCTTCTACAATAATATTCCCTTCAAACTCCAGTTTTACGGTTTCGTTTTCAACAATACTGTAAGCCTGTAAATCCTTTGGACTCATATCTTCAATAGCCAGATTAAAACCTTTCAGTTTTCCAATCGGACTTCCAAATCCGTGCGGATGCGTTAAAGTTCCGTGACCTACTAATTCTTTTTCTCGATACGACAAAGCAGTTTTTCCAGTTGTTTGAATGTAAACCGGTTTTCCTTCTTCTTCAATAACATTTGTAAAAACTCCTGAAATTTGTAAACCTGTACTCAATTCAATTGTGCCCAGAGCATTGGATTGAATGAGTTTTTTTATTCCCGAAAGCCCTCCGGTACGAAGTGCCATTTTATTAGCAAACTCTTCCAATACTAAACTTAAATAAGAAAAAGTAGGAGTTACATAAAGTTGCGGCTGTAACTGCGTAATATCAAAATTCTGATTTGCTGCCGAAATATCATAAGG includes:
- a CDS encoding aromatic amino acid hydroxylase: MNASIETNPLLERLPKHLKQFIKPQDYSDYTPINQAVWRYVMRKNVDYLSKVAHHSYLDGLRKTGIEIDSIPSMYGMNRILTEIGWAAVAVDGFIPPNAFMEFQAYNVLVIASDIRQLEHIEYTPAPDIIHEGAGHAPIIANPEYAEYLRRFGEIGCKAISSHKDYQMYEAIRLLSILKEAEDTPQEKIDEAEKAVADLQNDMGELSEMAQIRNLHWWTVEYGLIGTIENPKIYGAGLLSSIGESAWCMTDNVKKIPYDISAANQNFDITQLQPQLYVTPTFSYLSLVLEEFANKMALRTGGLSGIKKLIQSNALGTIELSTGLQISGVFTNVIEEEGKPVYIQTTGKTALSYREKELVGHGTLTHPHGFGSPIGKLKGFNLAIEDMSPKDLQAYSIVENETVKLEFEGNIIVEGEIITGSRNLHGEIILISFRNCTVTHGETILFQPEWGNYDMAIGKKVISAFSGPADVNSFDLINIVPSTKTIKAKHTEERDELENLYATVRDIRKNKGSKTELKSVFENLKNNHSNDWLLSVEIAELLKDSDEKQLLQEVLVHLDQLKEKRPEIAHLISGGLDLIFDKETV
- a CDS encoding DUF4230 domain-containing protein, whose translation is MQNLIKRIIGIGVIVLLIVLAFKYCQFKKEDDSDIQYNTNLIQQQILNVGKLVVTEGHFSEVITYKNQQKYLMNMISFEKKALIVVNANVTVAYDLHKMKYDIDEKNKTITILNIPKEEITINPDIQFYDVEQSKLNPFTGDDYNKINKSVKANLAKKIDQSTLKTNAQNRLISELSKILILTNSMGWKLQYNGKTIESETELNQDLKL